In Lactococcus paracarnosus, a genomic segment contains:
- a CDS encoding Xaa-Pro dipeptidyl-peptidase, whose translation MQFNHFSIIDKPIAQQIIELAELGIIFDMELSAKQTLTTLLTTAPVEQTSLAVSQEQTLVDFLAADTSLTWDIFYGVGLQLLGFVANFEFQFSCAITFAQDLNLPMVELDSDASDTPTLIQAIYLLMNSRQKNGMTLIDHWVSEGLLAADNQYHFFNDKALATFDTQTLIREVIYVESPVDTQNRGTYDLIKVQIIRPQFDGDLPVVMTASPYHLGINEIANDTKLHEMTGSLAKKTPHLIELSDQPTAFPDYDRVEVPAAPDNQATEHFTHGWTYSLNDYFLSRGFASIYVASVGTRGSDGFQTSGDYQQIAGVTAVIDWLNGRTRAFTSRQKTHTITADWASGHVAMTGKSYLGTLAYGAATTGVAGLDVILAEAGITNWYDYYRENGLVRSPGGFPGEDLDVLAELTYSKNLDAADFVKHNASYQEQLADMTTQLDHESGDYNSYWHARNYLPNADKVTADILLVHGLQDFNVTTSHAFNFWHALPEHITKHAFLHQGSHVYMNNWQSIDFSETVNAYFTAKLLSRDLTLNLPAVIWQKNKVSQSFTGLASFGAQDIETIQLGYDEKLAQFDNQYPDAIFKQYSQNFHQFKADLFEGKANATCIDIHIPEKICLNGQIVLDLRLKLTDSKGILSAQVLDLGNKKRLTDVPTTLDLKTIDRGRNFMLDDLKELTLVDKPYQVVTKGFMNLQNRQKLTEINSVTPDEWTKVELRLQPTIYDFEANDTLRLLLYSTDFEHTIRDNRDVTYQLNLQKSRLYIPKES comes from the coding sequence ATGCAATTTAATCATTTTTCTATTATCGATAAACCAATTGCGCAACAGATAATCGAGCTAGCCGAACTGGGGATTATCTTTGATATGGAGCTTTCTGCCAAGCAAACACTGACAACACTGCTAACGACAGCTCCAGTTGAGCAAACTAGTTTAGCTGTAAGCCAAGAGCAAACACTAGTTGACTTTTTAGCAGCAGATACTAGCTTAACTTGGGACATTTTTTATGGAGTCGGTCTGCAGCTACTTGGCTTTGTCGCAAATTTTGAGTTTCAATTTTCTTGTGCTATCACTTTCGCACAAGACCTTAACCTACCGATGGTTGAATTAGACAGCGATGCGTCAGACACACCTACTTTGATACAAGCCATCTATCTCCTGATGAATTCACGGCAGAAAAACGGGATGACCTTAATCGACCACTGGGTATCCGAAGGCTTACTAGCAGCTGATAATCAGTACCACTTCTTTAACGATAAAGCACTTGCTACATTTGATACACAGACCTTAATCCGTGAGGTCATTTATGTCGAAAGTCCAGTCGACACACAAAATCGAGGGACTTATGATCTGATTAAAGTCCAGATCATCCGACCACAGTTTGATGGGGACTTACCAGTTGTCATGACGGCAAGTCCTTATCACCTTGGTATTAACGAGATTGCTAATGATACTAAGCTTCATGAGATGACAGGTAGCCTAGCTAAAAAGACACCTCATCTGATTGAGCTATCAGATCAACCTACAGCTTTTCCAGACTATGATAGAGTTGAAGTCCCAGCCGCTCCTGACAATCAAGCGACTGAGCATTTTACACATGGCTGGACTTATTCACTAAACGACTACTTCTTATCACGAGGCTTTGCCTCAATTTATGTGGCAAGTGTCGGCACTCGTGGCTCCGATGGTTTCCAAACATCTGGAGATTATCAGCAAATAGCTGGCGTGACAGCAGTGATCGACTGGTTAAATGGGCGCACGCGTGCCTTTACAAGTAGACAAAAAACACATACCATCACGGCTGATTGGGCAAGCGGTCACGTCGCTATGACAGGTAAATCGTATCTAGGGACACTCGCTTATGGCGCAGCAACGACAGGTGTCGCTGGCCTTGATGTTATTCTCGCTGAGGCAGGTATTACTAATTGGTATGACTATTACCGTGAAAATGGACTCGTGCGAAGTCCTGGCGGCTTTCCTGGAGAGGACTTAGATGTTTTAGCTGAATTAACCTACTCTAAAAATCTAGATGCTGCCGATTTTGTCAAACACAATGCAAGCTACCAAGAACAGTTGGCTGATATGACAACACAACTAGATCATGAATCGGGTGACTATAATAGCTATTGGCATGCACGAAACTATTTACCAAATGCGGACAAGGTAACAGCTGATATCTTGCTTGTGCACGGTTTACAAGATTTTAACGTCACAACATCGCACGCCTTTAATTTTTGGCATGCCTTGCCTGAGCACATTACGAAACACGCCTTTTTACATCAAGGTAGTCATGTTTACATGAATAACTGGCAATCCATTGATTTTTCAGAGACGGTCAACGCCTACTTCACCGCTAAATTACTATCGCGTGACCTAACATTAAACCTGCCAGCCGTTATCTGGCAAAAAAACAAGGTTAGTCAATCATTCACAGGATTAGCCTCATTTGGGGCACAGGATATCGAGACCATACAACTCGGTTATGATGAAAAACTAGCCCAATTCGACAATCAATATCCCGATGCGATTTTCAAACAGTATAGCCAAAATTTCCACCAATTTAAAGCTGACTTGTTCGAGGGCAAAGCAAATGCGACGTGCATCGATATCCATATTCCTGAAAAAATCTGCCTTAATGGGCAGATTGTGCTAGACCTACGTCTCAAATTAACTGATAGCAAAGGTATCTTATCAGCCCAAGTATTAGACCTCGGTAACAAAAAACGCTTGACTGATGTCCCGACAACACTCGATCTCAAAACAATTGATCGCGGTCGCAACTTTATGCTAGATGATTTGAAAGAATTGACTTTAGTAGATAAACCCTATCAAGTCGTGACAAAAGGCTTTATGAATCTGCAAAATCGCCAAAAACTGACGGAAATTAATTCCGTTACGCCTGATGAATGGACTAAAGTCGAGCTGCGACTGCAACCGACTATCTATGACTTCGAGGCAAATGACACCTTGCGTCTACTCCTTTACAGTACTGATTTTGAACATACCATACGTGATAACCGTGATGTCACCTACCAACTTAATCTGCAAAAATCACGACTCTATATCCCAAAAGAAAGCTAA
- the gla gene encoding aquaglyceroporin Gla: MDVTWMTKYLAEFLGTAILIILGNGAVANVDLKGAKGYASGWMTIAWGYGCGVMIPALMFGNVSGNHINPAFTLGLAASGLFPWAHVAQYIIAQILGAMVGQAIIVTVYRPFYLNTTNPNHILGTFSTIASADDGTKESRRGALINGFLNEFFGSFVLFFGALGLTKNFFGAEIVPAIDKLLATGQGAGGAAKKVAEMDMPTKLQQGIVGLTAGNAGSLAVAHIALGFLVLALVAALGGPTGPGLNPARDLGPRLLHAILPKAVLGESKSDSKWWYAWVPVAAPILAGLSAIALFKIIFL; encoded by the coding sequence ATGGACGTAACATGGATGACAAAATACCTCGCTGAGTTCCTCGGAACAGCGATTCTTATTATTCTTGGTAACGGCGCGGTCGCAAACGTTGACCTCAAAGGTGCTAAAGGATATGCTTCAGGCTGGATGACTATCGCTTGGGGGTATGGTTGTGGGGTAATGATCCCTGCTTTGATGTTTGGTAATGTTTCAGGTAACCACATCAACCCAGCTTTCACACTAGGCCTTGCAGCATCTGGTCTTTTCCCATGGGCGCATGTGGCTCAATATATCATCGCACAAATTCTTGGTGCAATGGTTGGTCAAGCAATTATTGTGACGGTTTACCGCCCATTCTACTTGAACACAACGAATCCAAACCACATTCTAGGGACTTTCTCTACAATTGCGAGTGCTGATGATGGTACCAAAGAAAGTCGTCGTGGCGCCTTAATTAATGGCTTCTTAAATGAATTCTTTGGTTCATTTGTTCTTTTCTTCGGTGCACTTGGCTTAACTAAAAACTTCTTCGGTGCTGAAATTGTCCCTGCTATTGATAAATTATTAGCAACAGGTCAAGGTGCAGGTGGTGCAGCTAAAAAAGTTGCTGAGATGGACATGCCTACAAAACTCCAACAAGGTATCGTTGGTTTAACAGCTGGTAACGCAGGGTCGCTTGCAGTTGCCCATATCGCCTTAGGTTTCTTAGTCTTAGCACTTGTTGCGGCTCTTGGTGGACCAACTGGTCCTGGTCTTAATCCAGCGCGTGACCTAGGTCCCCGTCTTTTACATGCTATCTTGCCTAAAGCTGTTCTTGGCGAAAGCAAGAGCGATTCTAAATGGTGGTATGCATGGGTACCAGTTGCAGCCCCAATCTTAGCTGGTCTTTCAGCAATTGCCCTATTTAAAATTATTTTCTTATAA
- a CDS encoding CPBP family intramembrane glutamic endopeptidase, whose product MDYFEKIEKELDLAQKKQDDFFVDTPPKQNWLSRLSFIWLLVLWQISQSIILFFKQPEDKTNLWKISLFVLIFIDCVLLSYHWARKHQLIPAINWRYFHLGKIAAGFGMMFATAIVSGLVMHISGTNNTENQALLEEIGKKLPPLVFFIMTTSAGFFEELIFRVGPFELLFNKWPKIAAIVAWGLFTAAHGPTDFASFVTYGLMSLVLTGLYAKYRNFYLNMSVHFLWNAFGMIGILMSM is encoded by the coding sequence ATGGATTATTTTGAAAAAATAGAAAAAGAACTTGACTTGGCGCAAAAAAAACAAGATGATTTTTTCGTTGATACGCCACCAAAACAAAATTGGCTGTCACGGCTATCTTTTATTTGGTTATTAGTACTTTGGCAGATTTCTCAAAGTATCATTTTATTTTTTAAACAGCCAGAAGATAAAACAAATTTATGGAAAATCAGCTTATTTGTACTGATATTTATTGATTGTGTTTTGCTATCTTATCACTGGGCTAGAAAGCATCAGCTCATCCCTGCTATCAACTGGCGCTATTTCCACCTTGGGAAAATTGCTGCAGGTTTTGGGATGATGTTTGCCACTGCCATAGTCTCTGGTCTAGTCATGCATATTTCAGGAACTAATAACACAGAAAATCAAGCACTGTTAGAAGAGATTGGTAAAAAACTGCCACCCCTTGTTTTCTTCATTATGACAACGTCAGCTGGATTCTTCGAAGAATTGATTTTTCGAGTAGGACCATTTGAACTCCTATTTAACAAATGGCCTAAAATCGCAGCCATTGTTGCCTGGGGATTGTTTACAGCAGCCCATGGCCCTACAGATTTTGCCAGTTTTGTCACCTACGGTCTCATGAGTTTAGTCCTAACCGGACTGTACGCTAAGTATCGTAATTTTTATCTGAATATGTCTGTTCATTTTTTATGGAATGCCTTCGGTATGATTGGTATTTTAATGTCAATGTGA
- a CDS encoding CppA N-terminal domain-containing protein gives MKTIFENVSRMVPVVRVNNRDLNLAFYKEVLGLKVISEENALAILGGKSAKNMDDAVLIIEESPSMRTRAVTGVKKLKKIVLASPEFTEGFEATSPEGDLFEIVPIQSDTSDVILRDIQLHTANIAACLAFYTKGFGLSRQDKSVALPFGTISYTEAEGADLMTKPEEVWDVEVIEFKVAPEVDLKQISQQLDDLGLPYYVDKKGKILTLHDAQNIEVWFAK, from the coding sequence ATGAAGACAATTTTTGAAAATGTTAGTCGCATGGTCCCGGTTGTGCGCGTGAATAACCGGGATTTGAATTTAGCTTTCTACAAGGAAGTATTAGGCCTTAAAGTGATATCAGAAGAAAATGCCTTAGCGATTCTAGGTGGCAAGTCTGCTAAAAACATGGATGATGCGGTACTGATTATTGAAGAATCACCTAGCATGAGAACACGTGCTGTAACTGGTGTTAAAAAGTTGAAAAAAATCGTATTGGCAAGTCCAGAGTTTACGGAAGGATTTGAGGCAACGTCTCCAGAGGGTGACCTGTTTGAAATCGTGCCAATACAGTCTGATACTTCAGACGTTATCCTGCGTGATATCCAGTTGCACACGGCTAATATTGCCGCATGTTTAGCTTTTTACACGAAAGGTTTTGGGTTAAGCAGACAGGATAAGTCAGTTGCCCTACCTTTTGGAACGATTAGTTATACTGAAGCAGAGGGTGCTGATTTGATGACGAAACCTGAAGAGGTTTGGGATGTAGAAGTAATCGAGTTTAAAGTAGCACCAGAAGTTGATTTGAAACAGATTTCACAACAATTAGATGACTTAGGATTGCCTTATTATGTTGATAAAAAAGGTAAGATTTTAACCTTGCATGATGCACAAAATATAGAAGTCTGGTTTGCTAAATGA
- a CDS encoding serine hydrolase domain-containing protein, with the protein MTIALSEGPIKLIEAYIASGIFPGASFAILNKTSVQKYTMGVSRLKPEKLPLAADMAYDLASVSKVVGTGTVVINLILMKKIGLDDLLIAHYPDFIGDGAAKLTIRQLLTHTSGIDPFIKNRNALAYDALRLALNQVKATSEKVFHYSDVNFILLGFMLETLYGQSLSDILKSEIFLPFGMSHTGFVAPENTVATAWDLPKGRVHDPKAQVLGEHTGSAGLFSTVDDLVGFAQAYLSDDRYLVLLQDYSLTQNQRSLGWDLLAIDQDGTSGKTDILQPWLLHTGYTGTFVMLNLVAQQAIIFLSNRVHLKDDRLQWLEDRNLLIDSFVKAMKILENE; encoded by the coding sequence ATGACCATTGCCTTAAGCGAAGGGCCCATTAAATTGATAGAAGCTTATATTGCATCTGGAATTTTTCCAGGTGCATCTTTTGCTATACTCAATAAAACAAGTGTGCAAAAGTATACAATGGGGGTTAGTAGACTCAAACCTGAAAAACTGCCTTTGGCAGCAGATATGGCTTACGACTTAGCTAGTGTTTCGAAAGTTGTTGGCACGGGTACTGTTGTTATTAACTTGATTTTGATGAAGAAAATAGGGTTAGATGATTTGTTGATTGCTCATTATCCTGATTTTATAGGTGATGGTGCAGCTAAGTTAACAATTCGTCAGCTTTTAACGCATACATCTGGAATTGATCCTTTTATTAAAAACAGAAATGCCTTAGCTTATGATGCGCTTCGCCTGGCCCTTAACCAGGTTAAGGCGACATCTGAAAAAGTCTTTCATTATTCAGATGTCAATTTTATCTTATTAGGTTTCATGCTAGAAACGTTATATGGTCAATCGTTATCGGATATTCTAAAGTCGGAAATTTTTCTACCGTTTGGTATGTCTCATACAGGATTTGTAGCACCCGAAAATACGGTTGCGACTGCATGGGATTTACCAAAAGGCAGGGTACATGATCCTAAAGCACAAGTTTTGGGCGAACACACTGGATCTGCTGGTTTATTTTCAACAGTCGATGATTTGGTTGGTTTTGCGCAAGCCTATTTATCAGATGATCGCTATCTAGTTCTACTACAAGATTATAGTCTCACACAAAACCAACGTAGTTTAGGCTGGGATTTATTAGCCATAGATCAAGATGGTACATCAGGTAAGACAGATATATTGCAACCGTGGCTATTACATACAGGTTATACAGGTACATTTGTCATGTTGAATCTGGTCGCGCAACAGGCTATCATTTTTTTATCAAATCGTGTGCATCTCAAAGATGACCGCTTACAGTGGCTTGAAGATCGTAACTTACTGATTGATAGTTTTGTAAAAGCAATGAAAATATTAGAAAATGAATGA
- a CDS encoding DEAD/DEAH box helicase — MSRMMPARVRAEGMEIFEQGLMTEVSISNMKLSADVDGEQVVYDLDGQNDLCFCETFQRNKRYCKHVAAVEEYLKKSDTEAVDEEKKAFEAEVEKSKELLASSDFLTKVNEDKGSRTTAKLSISLEITDAQSMDSFYYAGDFLVFTFRIRLSNSARAYIIKDIPHFISLLRKSGDYLVGGTRSVSLLMANFDDVSQDFLIYLLKITPSQDDMAVSNLFRKVGRYFVPHAGLVPDLLDLAATLDNTMKIAEKVLNYFSVLDLSDEGDLYHFDIKPLDDVIELIVKETPSFSLFGGQIIYHDHVFYTINPEQAQVIKLVSTLPKSSDGARIIHFDYDDKDRLAQALQIFEKIGYVDTPEAFKIRSFKPKFVFDVDQFLNLQLTFDYGDFQITNFRELDTVVFSRNLRLEQHIFDLLKRYEFSIGFETKIDRPQGEAIYDFFAHMLPEFSKLGDVVLSNSVQDLHITDAVDIDIDQNGGLLDISFKLPQVSEGEFSKLVARLQSDAGYYVTESGQLVMLDDKFASVKQVLSEMSETLEVVNGKISVPTFKAFQLSKIFDDCTGVSFSKKFEALYNNLINPHTFAYEKPQAINATLRPYQEDGVRWMNMLSTYNMGGVLADDMGLGKTLQSITYLASNLKAGEVGLIVSPSSLIYNWSSEFAKFAETIDVVVVDGTKQERAALLSQEKTQIFITSYGSFLKDVNVYQKRHLTYLLIDEAQTVKNFNSKTNKALSQINATHTFALSGTPIENRVDEIWAIFQIIMPGILGERKQFRKMKHDAISRIIHPFVMRRRKQDVLLELPDKLEMIQYSELDEAQKVIYLAQLEAIQNRVRNMNDYEFSRSKIEILAGITRLRQICDTPALFMSDYKGTSGKLKSLSELLQQIKDAGHRPLIFSQFRKMFPHIEKQLEATGITSYQLTGSTPVKERMKMVKAFNAGSRDAFLISLKAGGTGLNLTSADVVILIDLWWNPSVEEQAISRAHRMGQTKTVEVIRLITRGTIEEKIMALQDSKRDMVATVLDGGSDESAISKDEMKSILGL; from the coding sequence ATGAGTCGAATGATGCCAGCGCGAGTTCGAGCTGAGGGTATGGAAATATTTGAGCAAGGACTGATGACAGAGGTGTCGATTAGTAATATGAAGTTATCGGCAGATGTCGATGGTGAGCAAGTCGTCTATGACCTTGACGGGCAAAATGACTTGTGTTTTTGTGAGACATTTCAGCGGAATAAACGGTATTGTAAGCATGTTGCTGCAGTCGAAGAGTACTTAAAAAAATCAGATACTGAAGCAGTTGACGAAGAAAAAAAAGCATTTGAAGCTGAGGTAGAAAAATCTAAGGAATTATTAGCTTCTTCTGATTTTTTGACCAAAGTTAATGAGGATAAGGGTAGCCGTACAACAGCTAAACTATCAATCTCATTAGAGATAACAGATGCTCAATCAATGGACTCATTTTATTATGCAGGCGACTTTCTAGTATTCACATTTAGGATACGTTTGTCAAATAGTGCTAGAGCCTATATCATCAAGGATATTCCGCATTTTATTAGCTTGCTCCGGAAATCTGGTGATTATTTGGTGGGCGGCACTCGCTCAGTCTCTCTTTTGATGGCTAACTTTGATGATGTAAGTCAAGACTTCTTGATTTATCTTTTGAAAATCACACCAAGTCAGGATGACATGGCAGTAAGTAATTTATTTAGGAAAGTGGGACGCTACTTTGTACCACATGCAGGCTTGGTTCCGGATTTATTAGATTTAGCTGCTACTTTGGATAATACGATGAAAATCGCAGAGAAAGTCCTGAATTATTTTAGTGTACTCGATCTGAGTGATGAGGGAGATCTCTATCATTTTGATATTAAACCACTAGATGATGTGATTGAACTGATTGTCAAAGAAACACCTAGTTTTTCCTTATTTGGTGGACAAATCATCTATCATGATCATGTTTTTTATACGATCAATCCCGAACAAGCTCAGGTTATTAAGCTCGTATCTACACTGCCAAAATCCTCTGATGGGGCTAGAATCATCCATTTTGATTATGATGATAAGGATAGGCTAGCACAAGCGCTTCAAATATTTGAAAAAATAGGCTATGTTGATACACCAGAAGCATTTAAAATTCGAAGCTTTAAACCTAAATTTGTATTTGATGTCGATCAATTTTTGAATTTGCAGCTTACTTTTGATTATGGTGATTTTCAAATTACAAATTTCAGAGAATTAGATACCGTTGTTTTTTCTCGAAACTTACGCTTAGAACAACACATATTTGATTTATTAAAACGCTATGAGTTTTCAATTGGGTTTGAAACCAAGATTGACCGCCCCCAGGGTGAAGCGATTTATGACTTTTTTGCACACATGCTACCAGAATTTTCTAAATTAGGCGATGTTGTGCTATCTAACTCTGTCCAAGACTTGCATATTACAGATGCTGTTGACATCGATATTGACCAAAATGGTGGCCTACTAGACATCAGTTTTAAATTACCTCAAGTTTCTGAAGGTGAATTTTCAAAATTAGTAGCACGCTTGCAGAGCGATGCAGGTTACTATGTAACTGAATCTGGCCAGTTGGTGATGTTAGATGATAAATTTGCCTCTGTCAAACAAGTATTATCTGAAATGTCTGAAACACTCGAAGTGGTAAATGGGAAAATTTCTGTCCCAACCTTTAAGGCATTTCAACTATCCAAGATATTTGATGACTGTACTGGTGTCTCATTTTCAAAAAAATTCGAAGCCTTATATAATAATTTGATCAATCCCCATACCTTTGCTTATGAGAAACCACAAGCAATCAACGCAACGCTGCGTCCGTATCAAGAAGATGGTGTGCGTTGGATGAACATGTTAAGCACTTATAACATGGGTGGGGTATTGGCTGATGATATGGGTCTAGGTAAAACCTTGCAGTCCATTACTTATCTCGCAAGTAATCTAAAGGCAGGAGAGGTTGGTTTGATTGTTTCTCCTTCAAGCCTGATTTATAATTGGTCAAGTGAGTTTGCTAAATTTGCTGAAACGATCGATGTTGTGGTCGTAGATGGTACCAAGCAAGAACGTGCAGCACTATTATCACAAGAAAAAACGCAAATTTTTATCACAAGTTATGGTAGCTTCTTGAAAGATGTTAACGTTTATCAAAAACGTCATCTGACTTATTTATTAATTGATGAAGCACAGACAGTCAAAAACTTTAATTCTAAGACCAACAAAGCATTATCTCAGATTAATGCAACCCATACTTTTGCCTTATCTGGTACGCCTATTGAAAATAGAGTAGATGAGATTTGGGCAATTTTTCAAATCATTATGCCCGGTATTTTAGGAGAACGTAAGCAGTTTCGGAAAATGAAGCATGATGCGATTTCTCGTATCATCCACCCCTTTGTCATGAGACGTCGTAAACAAGATGTCTTGTTAGAGCTACCTGACAAGTTGGAGATGATTCAATATAGTGAACTTGATGAAGCGCAAAAAGTGATTTATCTAGCCCAACTTGAAGCCATTCAAAATCGGGTTAGGAATATGAATGACTACGAATTTTCGCGATCTAAAATTGAAATTCTAGCGGGTATTACAAGGCTACGTCAAATATGTGATACACCTGCTTTGTTTATGAGCGATTATAAAGGGACTTCTGGTAAATTAAAAAGTCTTTCTGAACTGTTGCAGCAAATAAAAGATGCTGGACACAGACCGCTTATCTTTTCTCAGTTTCGAAAGATGTTCCCACATATTGAAAAACAATTAGAAGCGACGGGTATTACGAGTTATCAATTGACAGGATCAACGCCGGTTAAAGAACGGATGAAGATGGTGAAAGCTTTCAATGCGGGGTCTCGAGATGCCTTTCTGATTTCACTTAAAGCAGGGGGGACTGGTCTTAATTTAACTTCTGCGGATGTGGTGATTCTGATTGACTTGTGGTGGAACCCTTCTGTTGAAGAACAAGCTATTTCAAGAGCGCATCGTATGGGGCAAACGAAAACAGTCGAAGTCATTCGCTTAATTACACGTGGTACGATTGAAGAAAAAATTATGGCCTTGCAAGATAGTAAACGTGATATGGTTGCAACCGTACTAGATGGTGGTAGTGATGAGAGTGCGATTTCTAAGGATGAAATGAAATCAATTTTAGGACTTTAA